The following are from one region of the Pseudodesulfovibrio piezophilus C1TLV30 genome:
- a CDS encoding methyl-accepting chemotaxis protein, translated as MSIRLKLLLMVCLPISAIVIILAEGLTSFYIINGHMIETNTLNVDRATMIDADRDAYQAEAAATNSIKVTSAEALQAANESNKENTQQTWDRIIGPSKNFTPNMLGSLNEFKSNYAQWKQSNTTLFDLAQKTLAGNLQRDEEEKQALASFDSMRDIIDKLGQIIDNKLAATEIDPTQRRRLETALSKVLNADRDAYQAYVAQLLITKLSDPDKIHDLAKTWVENVGQTKSRVNQGADLVGNDAEALKTDFNELFSGWETHSKAAVSLTQANLENNLMKLQALTEGTEHFEKMRSSIDRLGELEFMRIEKEVADFGDTINKTVIIYVIVALFFIVISLILTFIVSTRVSVAMKKSADVAEALAKGDLTVTIDVERNDEIGQMSRSMNHMIDKLNSIVRDVQDAAGSVAAGSEELASSSETLSHGATQQASAVEEVSSAMEEMSSSISQNTESSSKTEDIARKTASEGKRGGEAVKQTVEAMRLIAEKISIIEEIARQTNLLALNAAIEAARAGEQGKGFAVVAAEVRKLAERSGSAAAEIGELSASSVDVAKKAGGMLATIVPNIEQTAELVQEITAASNEQNVGATEINTALQQLDNVVQANAGSSEEIASTAEELSSQAMQLEQAIGFFHIRHTTLPQKETTKAPPSHSATAPAQPQPLGIEMDMGMNDMDDDTFERF; from the coding sequence GTGAGTATTCGACTGAAACTTCTCTTGATGGTCTGTCTGCCTATCTCGGCCATTGTCATCATCCTGGCTGAAGGATTGACGAGCTTCTATATCATAAACGGGCACATGATCGAAACAAACACTTTGAACGTAGACCGGGCAACCATGATTGATGCGGATAGGGATGCCTATCAGGCAGAGGCCGCCGCGACCAACTCTATCAAAGTAACCTCTGCCGAAGCACTCCAGGCTGCAAATGAATCCAATAAGGAAAACACACAGCAAACATGGGATAGAATTATTGGACCTTCCAAAAATTTTACTCCGAACATGCTGGGTTCTTTGAATGAATTCAAAAGCAACTATGCCCAATGGAAACAAAGTAACACAACACTTTTTGATCTGGCTCAGAAGACCTTGGCAGGCAATCTTCAACGTGATGAAGAAGAGAAACAGGCTTTGGCTTCTTTCGATTCCATGCGGGATATCATCGATAAACTGGGTCAGATCATCGACAATAAGCTTGCCGCAACAGAGATTGATCCGACCCAAAGGCGAAGACTTGAAACCGCCCTTTCCAAAGTCCTGAATGCGGACAGAGACGCCTATCAGGCGTACGTCGCTCAACTACTGATAACCAAACTCTCCGATCCTGATAAAATTCATGATTTGGCCAAGACATGGGTCGAGAATGTTGGACAGACCAAATCCAGAGTCAATCAAGGAGCGGACCTCGTCGGCAATGATGCTGAGGCGCTCAAGACCGATTTCAACGAACTTTTTTCCGGCTGGGAAACACACAGCAAGGCTGCAGTCTCGTTGACCCAGGCCAACCTTGAGAATAACTTGATGAAACTCCAAGCTCTGACCGAAGGGACAGAGCATTTTGAAAAGATGAGAAGTTCCATTGACAGGCTGGGTGAACTCGAGTTCATGCGCATAGAAAAAGAGGTCGCCGATTTCGGCGATACGATCAACAAAACCGTGATCATCTATGTCATTGTGGCCCTTTTCTTTATTGTCATCTCCCTGATCCTCACTTTTATCGTCTCGACAAGAGTCAGCGTTGCCATGAAAAAGAGTGCAGATGTGGCTGAAGCTCTTGCCAAAGGCGATCTGACTGTCACTATTGATGTTGAACGCAACGATGAAATCGGACAGATGAGTCGATCCATGAATCACATGATCGACAAGCTCAATAGCATTGTTCGGGATGTTCAGGATGCAGCCGGAAGCGTTGCCGCCGGGAGTGAAGAATTGGCAAGTTCTTCAGAAACACTGAGTCATGGAGCAACGCAACAAGCCTCGGCAGTGGAAGAGGTCTCGAGCGCCATGGAGGAAATGTCCTCCAGTATTAGCCAAAACACGGAAAGTTCAAGTAAGACAGAAGATATCGCCAGAAAAACAGCCAGCGAAGGGAAGCGTGGAGGGGAAGCCGTCAAACAAACAGTGGAAGCAATGAGGCTTATCGCCGAAAAGATATCAATTATTGAAGAAATAGCGCGACAAACCAATCTCCTTGCTCTCAATGCGGCTATTGAAGCAGCCCGTGCAGGCGAGCAAGGGAAAGGCTTTGCCGTTGTGGCCGCAGAGGTCCGAAAGCTCGCCGAGCGAAGTGGATCGGCAGCTGCGGAGATTGGCGAGTTGTCCGCTTCAAGTGTTGATGTTGCGAAGAAGGCAGGAGGCATGCTGGCCACCATAGTCCCCAACATTGAACAAACAGCAGAGTTGGTTCAGGAAATAACTGCTGCCAGCAACGAACAGAATGTCGGTGCGACAGAAATCAATACCGCGTTGCAGCAACTGGACAACGTTGTCCAAGCCAATGCGGGATCATCCGAAGAAATTGCCTCCACGGCGGAAGAACTCTCCTCCCAAGCCATGCAACTTGAACAGGCAATAGGCTTTTTCCATATCCGCCATACCACTTTGCCCCAAAAAGAAACGACAAAAGCACCGCCTTCGCATTCCGCCACAGCTCCTGCGCAACCTCAGCCACTGGGAATAGAAATGGATATGGGAATGAACGATATGGACGATGATACCTTTGAGCGTTTTTAG
- a CDS encoding YkgJ family cysteine cluster protein, translating into MQNSNDNTTGCRRCGDCCRNGGPALHAQDLPLIEDGTIPLADIVTLRPGERAYDQIAENVLPLTEEILKIKGRDGKWTCTFYSPEGRACGMYDTRPIECEELFCRDTAPLAAIYDKERLTRSDLLPKGHPLLELIEEHNAKCNPLLMEETAKKAREGNAPAGADLMEMVLFDRELRRLVTEKSGMAADTTDFLFGRPLRVLLRTMNINVYEVGDSIRFGFAQGDKE; encoded by the coding sequence TTGCAAAATTCAAATGATAACACCACAGGATGCCGACGTTGCGGAGACTGTTGCCGCAATGGGGGACCGGCTTTGCATGCCCAGGATTTGCCTCTCATAGAAGATGGCACTATCCCGCTTGCCGACATAGTGACCCTCAGGCCCGGAGAGCGTGCCTATGACCAAATAGCTGAGAACGTCCTCCCATTGACAGAGGAAATACTCAAGATCAAAGGGCGCGACGGCAAATGGACCTGCACCTTTTACAGTCCAGAAGGACGGGCATGCGGCATGTACGACACCCGACCGATTGAGTGCGAAGAACTTTTTTGCCGTGATACAGCCCCCCTTGCCGCCATATATGACAAGGAGAGGCTGACCCGATCGGATCTCCTGCCAAAAGGACATCCGCTTCTGGAACTTATCGAAGAGCATAATGCCAAATGTAATCCCCTGCTCATGGAAGAGACGGCAAAAAAAGCGCGTGAGGGCAATGCGCCAGCCGGAGCCGATCTCATGGAGATGGTGCTCTTCGACCGCGAACTTCGCCGACTGGTGACGGAAAAAAGTGGCATGGCAGCAGACACAACAGACTTTCTTTTTGGCAGACCATTGCGGGTTTTGCTTCGGACAATGAATATCAATGTATATGAAGTGGGCGACTCGATCCGATTCGGATTTGCCCAGGGAGATAAAGAATGA
- the dsrA gene encoding dissimilatory-type sulfite reductase subunit alpha produces MAKHKTPLLDQLESGPWPSFVSDIKWEAENRAKNEKGLDYQVAVDCPEDLLGVLEMSYTDGETHWKHGGIVGVFGYGGGVIGRYCDQPEMFPGVAHFHTVRVAQPMGMWYKTDFLRSLMDIWDLRGSGLTNMHGATGDVVLLGTSTPQLEEIFWELTHNLDADLGGSGSNLRTPASCMGMSRCEYACYDAQELCYNLTMEYQDELHRPAFPYKFKFKFDGCPNGCVASIARSDMAFIGTFKGAIKIDQEVVAAYVGGEIAPNAGAHAGRDWGAFDIKKEVVDLCPSQCLSYEDGKLVMDHKECVRCMHCINTMPQALKIGDERGLSILCGAKAPILDGPQMGSLLVPFIEADKDDDFQAIKDIIENVWDWWMDEGKNRERIGETMKRLGFAALADAAGIAADPRHVQEPRHNPYIFWKADDVKGGWDRDLAAFRERHQR; encoded by the coding sequence ATGGCGAAACACAAAACTCCTCTGTTGGATCAGCTGGAAAGCGGCCCGTGGCCCAGCTTTGTATCCGACATCAAGTGGGAGGCTGAAAACCGAGCCAAGAATGAAAAAGGTCTTGACTACCAGGTAGCAGTTGACTGCCCTGAAGATCTGCTCGGCGTTCTTGAAATGTCTTACACCGATGGTGAGACTCACTGGAAACACGGCGGCATCGTCGGTGTCTTCGGTTACGGCGGCGGCGTTATTGGCCGTTACTGTGACCAGCCCGAAATGTTCCCCGGCGTGGCTCACTTCCACACTGTTCGCGTGGCTCAGCCCATGGGCATGTGGTACAAGACCGACTTCCTGCGCTCCTTGATGGACATCTGGGACCTGCGCGGTTCCGGTCTGACCAACATGCACGGCGCCACCGGTGACGTTGTCCTGCTTGGTACATCCACCCCGCAGCTCGAAGAAATCTTCTGGGAACTGACCCACAATCTGGACGCCGACCTCGGTGGTTCCGGCTCCAACCTGCGTACTCCTGCTTCCTGCATGGGTATGTCTCGTTGCGAGTATGCTTGTTACGATGCTCAGGAGCTTTGCTACAACCTGACCATGGAATACCAGGATGAGCTGCACCGTCCTGCATTCCCGTACAAGTTCAAATTCAAGTTTGATGGTTGCCCCAACGGTTGTGTCGCATCCATCGCTCGTTCCGACATGGCCTTTATTGGTACCTTCAAGGGTGCTATCAAGATCGATCAGGAAGTTGTTGCAGCTTATGTTGGTGGCGAAATCGCTCCTAACGCAGGTGCTCATGCCGGTCGTGACTGGGGTGCTTTCGACATCAAGAAAGAAGTTGTCGACCTGTGCCCGTCCCAGTGCCTGTCCTACGAGGACGGAAAACTGGTCATGGATCACAAAGAATGTGTCCGTTGCATGCACTGCATCAACACCATGCCTCAGGCCCTGAAGATTGGTGATGAGCGTGGGCTCTCCATCTTGTGCGGCGCTAAAGCTCCGATCCTCGACGGTCCCCAGATGGGTTCCCTGCTCGTTCCCTTCATCGAAGCCGATAAGGATGACGATTTCCAGGCCATCAAGGACATCATTGAAAACGTTTGGGACTGGTGGATGGACGAAGGTAAGAACCGTGAGCGTATCGGTGAAACCATGAAGCGTCTGGGCTTTGCTGCCCTGGCTGATGCCGCTGGCATCGCCGCTGATCCCCGCCACGTTCAGGAACCCCGCCACAACCCCTACATCTTCTGGAAAGCTGATGATGTTAAGGGTGGTTGGGACCGTGATCTTGCTGCTTTCCGTGAACGCCACCAGCGCTAA
- the dsrB gene encoding dissimilatory-type sulfite reductase subunit beta → MAFISSGYNPSKPMEGRISDIGPRHFSEFLPPVIAKNFGKWEYHEILEPGVLCHTAESGDKAYTVRCGSARLVSVSYVRELCDIADKFCGGHLRFTTRNNVEFILDDKQAALDLKAYLNSQKFEGGSYKFPVGGTGAGVTNIVHTQGWVHCHTPATDASGTVKVTMDAVFDQFQDMKLPAPVRISMACCLNMCGAVHCSDIAILGVHRKPPLIDHEYLDNLCEIPLAVAACPTGAVRPTKVELEGKTYKTVAIKEERCMFCGNCYTMCPSLPLSDGEGDGIAIMVGGKISNRITKPSFSKVVVPFVPNEPPRWPTMTKVIKKILEVYAEEANKYERLGDWANRIGWERFFEKCELEFSAHLIDDFRDPAYYTWRQTTQFKW, encoded by the coding sequence ATGGCTTTCATTTCTTCCGGATACAATCCAAGCAAACCGATGGAAGGTCGCATCTCCGACATCGGTCCTCGCCACTTCAGCGAGTTCCTGCCCCCGGTCATTGCGAAAAACTTCGGTAAGTGGGAATACCACGAGATCCTCGAGCCGGGCGTTCTGTGCCACACAGCAGAATCCGGCGACAAGGCATACACCGTTCGTTGCGGTTCCGCCCGTTTGGTCTCCGTTTCCTACGTTCGTGAACTGTGTGATATCGCCGACAAATTCTGCGGCGGACATCTCCGTTTCACCACTCGTAACAACGTCGAATTCATCCTCGACGACAAACAGGCTGCCCTGGACCTGAAGGCATACCTCAACAGCCAGAAGTTTGAGGGTGGTTCTTACAAGTTCCCGGTCGGCGGTACCGGCGCTGGTGTGACCAATATTGTTCACACTCAGGGTTGGGTCCACTGCCACACTCCCGCAACTGACGCTTCCGGTACTGTCAAGGTCACCATGGATGCTGTCTTCGACCAGTTCCAGGACATGAAGCTGCCCGCTCCTGTGCGCATCTCCATGGCTTGCTGCCTGAACATGTGCGGCGCTGTTCACTGCTCTGACATCGCAATTCTCGGTGTTCACCGCAAACCGCCCCTCATTGACCACGAGTACCTGGACAACCTTTGTGAAATTCCTTTGGCCGTTGCTGCCTGCCCCACCGGCGCAGTCCGCCCGACCAAAGTCGAGCTTGAAGGCAAGACCTACAAGACCGTTGCTATTAAGGAAGAGCGCTGCATGTTCTGTGGTAACTGCTACACCATGTGCCCCTCCCTGCCTCTGTCTGATGGTGAAGGCGACGGAATCGCGATCATGGTTGGTGGAAAGATCTCCAACCGTATCACCAAACCTTCCTTCTCCAAGGTCGTTGTGCCTTTCGTCCCGAACGAACCGCCCCGTTGGCCTACAATGACCAAGGTCATCAAGAAGATCCTGGAAGTGTACGCTGAAGAGGCCAATAAATACGAACGCCTGGGCGACTGGGCCAACCGTATTGGCTGGGAACGTTTCTTCGAGAAGTGCGAGCTGGAATTCTCCGCTCACCTGATCGATGATTTCCGTGATCCGGCTTACTACACCTGGCGTCAGACCACTCAGTTCAAGTGGTAA
- a CDS encoding dissimilatory sulfite reductase D family protein, with amino-acid sequence MALDPEAAKAEIIAFCESKSKNKSKFYFNDFSKLFPDEKTRAVKKLLTQLVQEEKMVFWSSGSTTMYGLAGAGKQAASEGED; translated from the coding sequence ATGGCACTCGATCCTGAAGCTGCAAAAGCTGAAATTATTGCTTTTTGTGAGTCGAAGTCTAAGAACAAATCCAAGTTCTACTTCAATGACTTCTCGAAGCTTTTCCCTGATGAGAAGACTCGTGCAGTCAAAAAGCTCCTGACCCAGTTGGTTCAGGAAGAAAAAATGGTGTTCTGGTCCTCTGGGTCCACCACCATGTACGGCCTGGCCGGTGCCGGCAAGCAGGCTGCTTCCGAAGGCGAAGACTAG
- a CDS encoding cobyrinate a,c-diamide synthase: MSYSTPRFILAGLSGGTGKTIVSLGLARAFTRRGLKVAPFKKGPDYIDAKWLGLAAGCACSNLDPYFHTDAILHSLLWHKAEGRDISLIEGNRGLFDGKDERGSCSTAELARMLETPVILTIDCTKMTRTVAAIVQGCVGFESGMQLAGVILNRTAGERHRSILSKSIETHTDIPVLGMLPKVAHNPIPERHMGLMSDQEYDGAVYGNEQKALESIADLAEEWLDLDAIAGIARSAPDIASPEKALFPDASSKGKVRIGYVHDAALWFYYPENLEALEHAGAELVRLSLLSGAPWPELDGLYLGGGFPEMFAQRISENTMALQAIKMLAVSGRPIYAECGGFMVLCDFLEYGGHTFPMTGVFPVGTTFCERPQGLGYTEAVSIRETPFYSEGAVVRGHEFHYSVCLDHASKELDFTMKMLRGKGILESQDGLLYQKTLAGYNHTHALAVPDWAPRFVAAAQSGKELS; the protein is encoded by the coding sequence GTGTCATATTCAACTCCACGATTCATCCTCGCCGGGCTTTCCGGTGGCACAGGTAAGACAATTGTCTCCCTCGGTCTCGCACGCGCTTTCACCCGCCGTGGTTTGAAAGTCGCCCCATTTAAAAAGGGACCGGATTATATTGATGCCAAATGGCTCGGGCTGGCAGCGGGCTGTGCGTGTTCGAATCTCGATCCATATTTTCATACAGATGCAATCCTGCATTCTCTGCTTTGGCATAAGGCAGAAGGACGGGATATTTCTCTCATAGAAGGGAACCGTGGTCTTTTTGACGGAAAAGATGAGCGAGGCTCCTGTTCGACGGCAGAGCTGGCTCGGATGTTGGAGACCCCGGTCATTCTGACCATTGATTGCACCAAGATGACACGCACGGTTGCCGCTATTGTCCAGGGATGTGTCGGATTTGAATCCGGTATGCAGTTGGCCGGTGTCATCCTCAATCGAACTGCGGGAGAGCGCCATCGTTCCATTTTATCAAAAAGTATAGAAACTCATACGGATATTCCAGTGCTGGGCATGCTGCCCAAGGTGGCCCACAATCCGATCCCCGAGCGTCATATGGGCTTGATGTCGGATCAGGAATATGATGGGGCGGTCTATGGTAATGAGCAAAAAGCCCTTGAGAGCATAGCTGATTTAGCAGAGGAGTGGCTTGATCTCGATGCCATTGCTGGAATAGCCAGAAGTGCTCCTGATATTGCTTCGCCGGAAAAGGCTTTGTTTCCAGATGCTTCCAGCAAGGGAAAAGTTCGTATTGGGTATGTTCATGATGCAGCACTTTGGTTTTACTATCCGGAGAATCTTGAGGCGTTAGAGCATGCTGGTGCAGAGTTGGTTCGTCTCAGTCTGTTGTCGGGTGCGCCGTGGCCTGAGTTGGATGGATTGTATCTGGGTGGAGGTTTTCCGGAGATGTTCGCTCAACGTATTTCTGAAAATACAATGGCACTTCAGGCCATCAAAATGTTGGCGGTGTCAGGGCGACCTATTTATGCGGAATGTGGCGGCTTTATGGTTCTATGTGATTTCCTGGAGTATGGCGGACACACCTTCCCTATGACAGGGGTCTTTCCTGTGGGGACCACATTTTGCGAGCGGCCACAAGGTTTGGGGTATACAGAAGCCGTTTCAATCAGGGAAACTCCTTTCTATTCTGAAGGAGCGGTGGTCCGAGGACATGAATTTCATTATTCCGTCTGCCTCGATCATGCATCTAAAGAGCTTGATTTTACAATGAAAATGCTCCGAGGCAAGGGGATTTTAGAAAGCCAAGACGGACTCCTTTATCAAAAGACGCTTGCGGGGTATAATCATACCCATGCTCTGGCCGTTCCTGATTGGGCACCTCGTTTTGTTGCAGCGGCCCAAAGCGGAAAGGAGCTTTCTTGA
- a CDS encoding STT3 domain-containing protein, which yields MEYFKKLYEKRGGQGAPAPSFTTDWPWLILYGACVYLVVFFFRFGFADRWDASELWVNGERILATHDAYFWLAKAKGIGSLAGYPLAQAAHFIHSVTGVGLGTLGFWAPAFMGACVGVICFLWGWLISGKQGGIIAGVIGSLTPGFFYRSRLGYFDTDMFTLLMPMFVAWLLAVWSLNHTRFSWDWEGGAEENSRQSRMKFGLWQAFSFGVLTRFCLVWHIDIANVCVLYFLFTTVYVLVRGEKGQRTHAIHELGIFMLAAFPGAAYGQLWLFPSLYAPFTHLFQVTPFIYSTIMGIGFALLYLIAVNIGRSRNSSWVKNPILCGAIFLVLIYLVNLIVAPFPAIFEKLAGYLTPTAPHGEASGTEALGPIYPSIVQSIIEAKRVALSIILERGLFEAWLGGLALLMTVGVVIVRPVAVFLLPLIVLHLASVKLGVRFSMFGGAALSVCFGVGVYWISKKAFSGLPLKKWFILGSQCLVAALFLWFIHGRYSKIPLTPVIPALHAEALVELAAHSSPDSVVWTWWDWGYATQYYAGRNTVADGGKHAGRDVYPLAFALTTDSPKKANGMIAFSSQYPGEGRDWVGLYPARQWDSIPRSKLSETLDEQISKETYPARPGQFLVVTWKDIRIAQWITYFGNWNLQTGTTKQAAIGSYDPGKLGVNVQRGAIMTRNGNGGLVRDIAVLGSGAVERKEYFMNSMSPRLLPVKRHLLVNSVSKQCVLMDRLAYRSMLTRLLIGDPDDPEISKYFKLVVDKLPFARIYEVIQ from the coding sequence ATGGAATATTTCAAAAAACTATACGAAAAACGAGGTGGACAGGGCGCTCCGGCTCCTTCTTTTACCACAGATTGGCCGTGGCTGATCCTTTATGGAGCGTGCGTCTATTTGGTCGTTTTCTTTTTCAGATTCGGGTTTGCCGACCGGTGGGATGCCTCTGAATTATGGGTCAATGGGGAACGGATTCTTGCTACCCATGATGCCTATTTCTGGTTGGCAAAAGCCAAGGGCATAGGGAGTCTTGCCGGGTATCCGCTTGCTCAGGCCGCCCACTTCATACACTCTGTCACTGGTGTGGGACTGGGAACGCTCGGCTTTTGGGCCCCCGCTTTCATGGGAGCTTGTGTCGGAGTTATCTGTTTCCTGTGGGGCTGGCTTATCAGCGGCAAACAGGGCGGTATCATTGCGGGTGTCATTGGGAGTCTCACTCCTGGCTTCTTCTATAGAAGCCGTTTGGGATACTTTGATACGGATATGTTCACGCTGCTTATGCCCATGTTCGTTGCATGGCTTTTGGCCGTATGGTCCTTGAATCATACTCGGTTTTCCTGGGACTGGGAAGGAGGCGCAGAAGAGAACTCTCGACAAAGCCGCATGAAGTTCGGGTTGTGGCAGGCTTTCTCCTTTGGTGTTCTCACCCGATTCTGTCTTGTCTGGCATATTGATATCGCAAATGTCTGTGTTTTATATTTCCTTTTCACCACCGTCTATGTGTTAGTTCGTGGAGAAAAAGGGCAGAGGACACACGCTATTCATGAGTTGGGCATCTTTATGCTGGCTGCTTTTCCGGGAGCGGCGTACGGGCAGCTCTGGCTTTTCCCTTCATTGTATGCGCCGTTTACCCATCTTTTCCAGGTGACGCCGTTTATTTATTCAACAATTATGGGAATTGGCTTCGCTCTTCTTTATCTGATTGCTGTGAACATTGGTCGTTCCAGAAACTCGTCCTGGGTCAAAAATCCGATACTCTGTGGTGCCATTTTTTTGGTGTTGATCTATTTGGTGAATCTTATTGTTGCACCCTTCCCAGCCATTTTTGAAAAACTTGCAGGATACCTGACTCCCACAGCCCCGCATGGGGAGGCAAGTGGGACGGAAGCCCTTGGTCCGATTTATCCGTCCATTGTCCAGAGCATCATAGAGGCAAAAAGAGTTGCGCTTTCAATTATTCTTGAGAGAGGGTTGTTTGAAGCATGGCTTGGAGGGCTTGCGTTATTGATGACTGTGGGCGTTGTCATTGTCCGTCCTGTTGCAGTCTTTTTATTGCCGTTGATCGTGTTACATCTTGCCAGTGTCAAGCTGGGGGTCCGGTTCTCCATGTTTGGCGGTGCTGCGTTGAGTGTTTGCTTTGGCGTTGGGGTTTACTGGATTTCTAAGAAGGCTTTTTCCGGTTTGCCTCTCAAAAAATGGTTCATCCTTGGTTCCCAATGCCTGGTTGCCGCGCTTTTTCTCTGGTTTATTCATGGGCGGTATTCAAAGATTCCGCTCACCCCTGTTATCCCTGCTCTTCATGCGGAAGCGCTGGTTGAGTTGGCGGCGCATTCCTCGCCGGATTCCGTGGTCTGGACCTGGTGGGACTGGGGCTATGCCACACAATACTATGCAGGGCGCAATACTGTTGCAGATGGTGGTAAACACGCCGGGCGGGATGTTTATCCACTGGCGTTTGCCTTGACGACAGACTCCCCGAAAAAAGCCAATGGCATGATAGCTTTCAGTTCCCAATATCCTGGCGAGGGCCGTGATTGGGTCGGGCTGTATCCTGCCCGTCAGTGGGATTCCATTCCCCGGTCAAAGTTGTCGGAAACTCTTGATGAGCAGATATCCAAGGAAACGTATCCGGCGCGGCCGGGCCAATTTCTGGTTGTGACCTGGAAAGACATCAGAATAGCGCAATGGATTACCTATTTCGGGAATTGGAATCTTCAAACAGGGACAACGAAGCAGGCCGCCATCGGCAGTTATGATCCGGGAAAGCTTGGGGTCAATGTGCAACGCGGAGCCATCATGACCCGAAACGGGAATGGTGGTTTGGTTCGGGATATCGCTGTTCTTGGGTCTGGTGCTGTTGAGAGAAAGGAATACTTCATGAATAGCATGTCGCCAAGACTGCTTCCTGTCAAAAGGCATCTCCTTGTCAATAGTGTCTCCAAACAGTGCGTCCTCATGGATAGGCTTGCTTACAGAAGCATGTTGACCCGCCTGTTGATCGGTGATCCTGACGACCCGGAGATTAGCAAATATTTCAAATTAGTCGTGGATAAATTGCCCTTTGCAAGAATCTACGAAGTCATACAATAA